In Piliocolobus tephrosceles isolate RC106 unplaced genomic scaffold, ASM277652v3 unscaffolded_21889, whole genome shotgun sequence, a genomic segment contains:
- the LOC113221218 gene encoding MAGUK p55 subfamily member 2-like encodes MNRAALESGVSTKQLTGADLRRTVEESSRIQRGYGHYFDLCLVNSNLERTFRELQAAMEKLWTEPQWVPVSWVY; translated from the exons ATGAACAGGGCCGCGCTGGAGAGTGGAGTGTCCACCAAGCAGCTCACG GGGGCGGACCTGAGACGGACAGTGGAGGAGAGCAGCCGCATCCAGAGGGGCTATGGGCACTACTTTGACCTCTGCCTGGTCAATAGCAACCTGGAGAGGACCTTCCGCGAGCTCCAGGCGGCCATGGAGAAGCTATGGACAGAGCCCCAGTGGGTGCCTGTCAGCTGGGTGTACTGA